The following coding sequences are from one Mycobacterium bourgelatii window:
- a CDS encoding SulP family inorganic anion transporter, with protein MLRRISNELLSGVAVAIVALPLAIAFGITATGTSEGALIGLYGAIFAGFFAAVFGGTPAQVTGPTGPITVVATATIAAHGLEAGFVAFILAGLFQILFGVCRIGSLIRYIPHPVISGFMGGIALIIMGSQLGQVRSSFLLVAITLVLLVLSGRLIKLIPPSLLVLLLVTAVLPLVQHWLQDIRIGPVWINRTVDYIGKIPEAMPALHIPELSGSVIVKVLLSAFAIGLLGSIDSLLTSVVMDNITGTRHRSNKELIGQGIGNIAAGLFGGLASAGATVRSVVNVRNGGRTALSAATHSVVLLILVAGLGAAVAYIPLAVLAGILILTAVGMFDWEAMRKIHVSPKGDVVVLFTTMAITVLVDLTVAVATGIVMSLIIHAVRCRQRKATITKDSDGVYRIDGPLSFLSADGVFSSLREKGEDIALNLDGVTYLDTSGARALLYFLDHAEMDGFEVTIPEIPAHLENQLLALAHDEQREKLAAMIRPARPSPNKL; from the coding sequence ATGCTTCGCCGTATCTCCAATGAGCTTCTATCCGGCGTGGCGGTGGCCATTGTTGCCTTGCCGTTGGCCATCGCGTTCGGAATCACCGCGACGGGAACCTCCGAAGGTGCGCTCATCGGGCTTTATGGCGCCATCTTTGCCGGGTTTTTCGCGGCTGTGTTCGGTGGCACGCCCGCCCAGGTGACCGGTCCCACCGGCCCTATCACCGTCGTCGCAACGGCGACCATCGCGGCCCACGGGCTAGAGGCCGGCTTCGTCGCGTTCATCTTGGCCGGCCTGTTCCAGATCCTGTTCGGGGTCTGCCGCATCGGTTCGCTCATCCGGTACATACCGCACCCGGTGATCTCGGGATTCATGGGCGGCATCGCGCTCATCATCATGGGAAGCCAGCTGGGACAGGTACGTAGCAGCTTCCTGTTAGTCGCCATAACACTTGTTCTTCTGGTGCTGTCGGGCCGGCTGATCAAACTGATTCCGCCGAGCCTGCTGGTGCTTCTCCTCGTTACCGCGGTGTTGCCGCTGGTTCAGCATTGGTTGCAAGACATCCGCATCGGACCGGTCTGGATCAACAGGACGGTGGACTACATCGGCAAGATTCCGGAGGCTATGCCGGCGTTGCACATACCGGAACTCAGCGGATCGGTGATTGTGAAGGTGTTGCTGTCCGCGTTTGCCATCGGTCTTCTCGGATCGATCGACTCGCTGTTGACGTCGGTCGTCATGGACAACATCACCGGCACCCGCCACCGCAGCAACAAAGAACTGATCGGCCAAGGCATCGGAAATATCGCCGCCGGTCTGTTCGGCGGGTTGGCCAGCGCGGGCGCGACCGTGCGCTCGGTGGTCAACGTCCGAAACGGTGGCCGGACCGCGCTCTCGGCAGCAACGCACAGCGTCGTGCTGCTTATCTTGGTCGCCGGACTGGGGGCTGCGGTGGCATACATCCCGCTAGCCGTACTGGCCGGGATTCTGATACTCACCGCGGTCGGCATGTTCGACTGGGAGGCCATGCGGAAAATCCACGTGTCGCCCAAGGGGGACGTCGTGGTGCTCTTCACGACGATGGCCATCACGGTCCTCGTCGACCTCACCGTGGCGGTGGCGACCGGCATAGTGATGTCGTTGATCATCCATGCGGTGCGATGCCGACAGCGCAAAGCCACGATCACAAAAGACAGCGACGGCGTGTATCGGATCGACGGCCCGCTGTCCTTCCTGTCTGCCGACGGGGTGTTCAGCAGCCTGCGCGAGAAAGGCGAGGACATCGCGCTGAACTTGGACGGTGTCACCTACCTGGACACCTCCGGCGCTCGCGCCCTGCTGTACTTCCTCGACCATGCCGAGATGGATGGCTTTGAGGTCACCATCCCCGAGATTCCGGCGCACCTGGAGAACCAGCTGCTGGCACTTGCACACGACGAGCAACGCGAGAAGCTCGCGGCCATGATCCGACCGGCGCGACCAAGCCCGAACAAGCTCTGA
- the xerD gene encoding site-specific tyrosine recombinase XerD, with product MTAALTLESQLQGYLDHLTIERGVAANTLSSYRRDLRRYLKHLSDRGISDLNTVGEDDVSEFLMALRRGDPESGTPALSAVSAARALIAVRGLHRFAAAEGLADVDVARAVRPPTPGRRLPKSLTVDEVLALLEAAGGDNAADGPLTLRNRALLELLYSTGARISEAVGLDVDDIDTQARSALLRGKGGKQRLVPVGRPAVAALDAYLVRGRPDLARRGRGTPAIFLNARGGRLSRQSAWQVLQDAAERAGITAGVSPHMLRHSFATHLLEGGADVRVVQELLGHASVTTTQIYTLVTVHALREVWAGAHPRAR from the coding sequence ATGACGGCGGCGCTGACGCTGGAATCCCAGCTGCAGGGCTATCTGGACCACCTGACCATCGAGCGGGGCGTGGCGGCGAACACGCTGAGCTCTTACCGGCGCGATCTGCGCCGCTACCTCAAGCACCTGTCCGATCGGGGAATCAGCGATCTGAACACGGTCGGGGAGGACGACGTCAGCGAATTCCTGATGGCGCTGCGGCGCGGGGATCCCGAATCGGGAACGCCTGCGCTGTCGGCGGTTTCGGCGGCGCGGGCACTCATTGCGGTGCGAGGGCTGCATCGGTTCGCCGCCGCCGAAGGCCTGGCCGACGTTGACGTGGCGCGGGCCGTGCGCCCCCCGACTCCCGGCCGGCGGCTGCCCAAGAGCCTGACGGTCGACGAGGTGTTGGCCTTGTTGGAGGCCGCCGGGGGAGACAACGCGGCCGACGGCCCGCTGACACTGCGCAACCGGGCGTTGTTGGAGCTGCTGTACTCCACCGGAGCACGCATTTCCGAGGCCGTCGGCCTCGACGTCGACGACATCGACACCCAAGCTCGGTCCGCGTTGTTGCGCGGCAAGGGCGGTAAGCAGCGACTGGTGCCCGTAGGCCGACCGGCCGTCGCGGCATTGGACGCCTACCTGGTCCGCGGCCGACCCGATCTGGCGCGTCGCGGCCGCGGCACGCCCGCCATCTTTCTCAATGCGCGCGGTGGCCGGTTGTCGCGGCAGAGCGCCTGGCAGGTGCTGCAGGATGCCGCCGAACGTGCGGGCATCACCGCGGGTGTGTCGCCGCACATGTTGCGGCATTCGTTCGCCACACACTTGTTGGAGGGCGGCGCCGATGTCCGGGTGGTTCAGGAATTACTGGGCCACGCCTCGGTGACCACGACGCAGATCTACACCCTCGTCACCGTGCACGCGCTGCGTGAGGTGTGGGCAGGCGCGCATCCGCGCGCCCGCTAG
- a CDS encoding CTP synthase, protein MRKHSQTVTKHLFVSGGVASSLGKGLTASSLGQLLTARGLHVTMQKLDPYLNVDPGTMNPFQHGEVFVTEDGAETDLDVGHYERFLDRDLSGSANVTTGQIYSTVIAKERRGEYLGDTVQVIPHITDEIKRRIRAMAEPDANGVRPDVVITEIGGTVGDIESQPFLEAARQVRHDLGRENVFFLHVSLVPYLAPSGELKTKPTQHSVAALRSIGITPDALVLRSDRNVPEALKNKIALMCDVDIDGVISTPDAPSIYDIPKVLHREELDAFVVRRLNLPFRDVDWTEWDDLLRRVHEPHDKVRIALVGKYIELSDAYLSVGEALRHGGFKHRAKVEIVWVASDDCQTPAGAAAALEDVHGVLVPGGFGIRGIEGKIGAIRHARARGLPVLGLCLGLQCIVIEAARSVGLTEANSAEFEPDTPDPVISTMADQQQIVAGEADLGGTMRLGAYPAVLEADSIVAQAYQATQVSERHRHRYEVNNAYRDKIAESGLRFSGTSPDGHLVEFVEYPPEQHPFVVGTQAHPELKSRPTRPHPLFVAFVGAAIDYKEAELLPVEIPEQHASNGTELRDNHREEEAQPLPEPATRG, encoded by the coding sequence TTGCGTAAGCATTCGCAAACCGTCACCAAGCACCTCTTCGTCAGCGGGGGCGTCGCTTCGTCGCTGGGCAAGGGCTTGACAGCCAGCAGCCTCGGCCAGCTACTTACCGCGCGCGGGCTACACGTGACGATGCAGAAGCTCGACCCCTACCTCAACGTCGACCCGGGCACCATGAACCCGTTCCAACACGGCGAGGTTTTCGTCACCGAGGACGGCGCCGAAACCGACCTCGACGTCGGGCACTACGAGCGGTTCTTGGATCGCGACCTATCCGGCTCGGCGAACGTGACCACCGGCCAGATTTATTCGACGGTGATCGCCAAGGAGCGCCGCGGCGAATACCTCGGCGACACGGTTCAGGTGATCCCGCACATCACCGATGAGATCAAGCGGCGAATCAGGGCAATGGCCGAACCGGACGCCAACGGCGTGCGCCCTGACGTGGTGATCACCGAAATCGGCGGAACCGTGGGCGATATCGAATCGCAGCCATTCCTCGAGGCGGCGCGTCAGGTCCGTCATGACCTCGGCCGCGAGAACGTTTTCTTCCTGCACGTGTCATTGGTGCCCTATCTGGCGCCTTCGGGAGAACTCAAGACCAAGCCCACGCAGCACTCGGTCGCCGCACTGCGCAGCATCGGTATCACCCCCGACGCGCTGGTCCTGCGTTCCGACCGCAATGTTCCCGAAGCGCTCAAAAATAAGATCGCGCTGATGTGTGACGTCGACATCGACGGTGTCATCTCCACTCCGGACGCACCCTCGATCTACGACATTCCCAAAGTGCTGCATCGTGAGGAACTCGACGCATTCGTGGTGCGCCGGCTCAACCTGCCGTTCCGCGACGTCGACTGGACCGAATGGGACGATCTGCTGCGCAGGGTTCACGAACCGCACGATAAGGTACGAATTGCCTTGGTGGGCAAGTATATTGAGCTATCCGATGCCTACCTCTCGGTGGGCGAGGCGTTGCGCCACGGGGGATTCAAGCACCGCGCCAAGGTCGAAATCGTCTGGGTCGCATCCGATGACTGCCAGACGCCCGCCGGGGCCGCCGCCGCACTGGAAGACGTGCACGGGGTGTTGGTTCCGGGCGGATTCGGCATTCGGGGAATCGAGGGCAAGATCGGCGCCATCCGGCACGCGCGTGCGCGTGGGCTGCCGGTGCTGGGATTGTGTCTTGGCCTGCAGTGCATTGTCATCGAGGCGGCCCGCTCGGTCGGGCTCACCGAGGCCAATTCGGCTGAGTTCGAACCGGACACGCCGGATCCCGTGATCTCCACGATGGCCGACCAGCAGCAGATCGTCGCAGGCGAGGCCGATCTCGGCGGCACCATGCGCCTGGGCGCCTACCCAGCGGTGCTGGAGGCGGATTCGATTGTGGCCCAGGCATATCAAGCGACGCAGGTGTCCGAGCGGCATCGGCACCGCTACGAGGTCAACAACGCCTACCGGGACAAGATCGCCGAAAGCGGGCTGCGGTTTTCCGGCACCTCACCCGACGGGCATCTGGTCGAGTTCGTCGAATATCCGCCAGAACAGCACCCGTTCGTCGTCGGCACCCAGGCCCATCCGGAACTGAAGAGCCGGCCGACGCGCCCGCATCCGCTGTTCGTGGCCTTTGTCGGTGCGGCAATCGACTACAAGGAGGCGGAGTTGCTGCCCGTCGAGATCCCCGAGCAGCACGCGTCCAACGGCACCGAGCTGAGGGATAACCATCGAGAGGAAGAGGCGCAGCCGCTTCCTGAACCCGCTACTCGTGGCTGA
- a CDS encoding O-methyltransferase — translation MDLKRRIPLLRWSVWRMATGVRNVTTTGQIGDGREAAAVDYVLRNAKRGDIDDVLATIDKYAYDKSILMNVGDEKGLILDAAVRRADPSLVLELGTYVGYGALRIARAAPKAKIFSVELAEANAVNARQIWAHAGVADRVTCVVGTIGDGGRTLDTLAIEHGFSSGALDFVFLDHDKNAYLPDLQSIVDRGWLHPGSIVVADNVRIPGAPKYRAYMREQQGKLWNTVEHKTHVEYQTMMSDLVLESDYLG, via the coding sequence ATGGACCTCAAGCGGCGCATACCCCTCCTGCGGTGGTCGGTGTGGCGAATGGCCACCGGAGTCCGCAACGTCACCACGACCGGCCAGATCGGCGATGGGCGCGAAGCGGCCGCGGTCGACTACGTGCTCAGGAACGCAAAACGCGGCGACATTGACGACGTGCTGGCAACCATCGACAAGTACGCCTACGACAAGTCGATCTTGATGAACGTCGGCGACGAGAAGGGCCTCATCCTCGACGCCGCCGTGCGCCGCGCCGATCCGTCGCTGGTCCTCGAGCTAGGCACCTACGTCGGCTACGGCGCGCTGCGGATCGCCCGGGCGGCGCCGAAGGCGAAGATTTTTTCGGTCGAGCTCGCCGAGGCCAACGCCGTCAATGCCCGGCAGATTTGGGCCCATGCCGGGGTGGCTGACCGAGTGACGTGTGTCGTCGGCACCATCGGCGACGGTGGGCGCACCCTGGACACACTGGCCATCGAACACGGATTTTCCAGTGGCGCACTCGATTTCGTGTTCCTCGACCACGACAAAAACGCGTACCTGCCCGACCTGCAGAGCATCGTGGACCGCGGTTGGCTACACCCGGGCTCGATCGTCGTCGCCGACAATGTCCGAATCCCGGGCGCACCCAAGTACCGCGCCTATATGCGCGAGCAGCAGGGCAAGTTATGGAACACCGTCGAGCACAAGACTCATGTGGAGTACCAGACCATGATGTCCGACCTGGTGTTGGAGTCCGACTACCTGGGCTAG
- a CDS encoding copper transporter, translated as MISLRHHAISLAAVFLALTIGVVVGSGFFSDTVLSTLRNEKRDLASQISGLTDQRNQLNEKLSAANTFDTQVVGRTVHDALAGKTVVIFRTPDAKDDDVAAVSKIVGQAGGAVTGTVSLTQEFVEANSGEKLRSVVNSSILPAGSQLSTKLVDQGSQAGDLLGIALLVNTKPDTPPVPAVDATQRETVLAALRETGFITYQPSDHMDAANAAIVVTGGALPADAGNQGVSVARFAAALAPHGSGTVLAGREGSATGSAAVAVARADSGMAAAISTVDDVDSAPGRITAILALHDLISGGHTGQYGTGHGATSVTVSQ; from the coding sequence ATGATCTCGCTACGCCACCATGCGATCTCGCTGGCAGCTGTCTTTCTGGCGCTGACCATCGGAGTCGTTGTCGGTTCCGGCTTCTTCTCGGACACCGTGCTTTCCACCCTGCGTAACGAGAAACGGGACCTGGCCAGCCAGATCAGCGGGCTCACCGACCAACGCAACCAGCTGAACGAAAAGCTCAGCGCGGCAAACACTTTCGATACCCAAGTGGTGGGCCGGACGGTGCATGACGCATTGGCCGGCAAGACGGTGGTCATCTTCCGAACCCCCGATGCCAAGGACGACGACGTCGCGGCCGTGTCGAAGATCGTGGGACAGGCCGGCGGCGCGGTCACCGGAACGGTGTCGTTGACCCAGGAGTTCGTCGAAGCCAACTCGGGGGAGAAGTTGCGGTCGGTGGTGAACTCGTCCATCCTGCCGGCCGGAAGCCAATTGAGCACCAAGCTCGTCGACCAGGGTTCGCAGGCCGGCGACCTGCTCGGCATCGCCTTGCTGGTCAACACCAAGCCGGATACTCCACCCGTCCCGGCCGTCGACGCCACCCAGCGCGAGACGGTGCTGGCCGCGCTGCGGGAAACCGGGTTCATCACCTATCAGCCCAGTGATCACATGGACGCGGCCAACGCCGCGATCGTCGTGACCGGCGGGGCACTACCCGCCGACGCCGGAAACCAGGGGGTCAGCGTGGCGCGATTCGCCGCCGCGCTCGCGCCGCACGGCTCCGGCACGGTGCTGGCGGGCCGGGAGGGCTCGGCGACGGGCAGCGCCGCGGTCGCCGTGGCCCGCGCCGACTCCGGTATGGCGGCCGCCATCAGCACCGTCGACGACGTGGACAGCGCGCCCGGTCGCATCACCGCGATCCTGGCCTTGCACGACCTCATTTCGGGTGGTCACACGGGTCAATACGGCACCGGACACGGAGCCACCTCGGTCACCGTTTCCCAGTAG
- a CDS encoding NUDIX domain-containing protein → MADHIFETVSSETLYQGAIFALRRDQVRMPGGTIAAREVVEHYGAVAIVAMDEENRIPLIYQYRHTCGHRLWELPAGLLDVGGEHPHVTAQRELQEEAGLKASNWQVLVDLNTAPGFSDESVRVYLATGLDEVDRPEAHHEEADMTMRWYPIAEAAGLVLTGDIVNSIAVAGILAAHAVLSGFAQPRPLDTPWPDRPTSFAARKAAQ, encoded by the coding sequence GTGGCTGACCACATCTTCGAAACCGTTTCGTCCGAAACCCTCTATCAGGGAGCGATTTTCGCGCTGCGCCGGGACCAGGTGCGGATGCCGGGCGGCACCATCGCAGCGCGCGAAGTGGTAGAGCACTACGGTGCGGTGGCCATCGTAGCGATGGACGAAGAGAACAGAATCCCGCTGATCTACCAATACCGGCACACGTGCGGCCACCGACTTTGGGAACTGCCCGCCGGCCTGCTCGACGTCGGCGGAGAGCATCCGCACGTGACGGCACAGCGTGAACTGCAGGAGGAGGCGGGCCTCAAGGCCAGTAATTGGCAGGTACTCGTCGACCTCAATACCGCGCCAGGATTCAGCGACGAGTCCGTGCGGGTCTACCTCGCGACGGGGCTCGACGAGGTGGACCGCCCCGAGGCGCACCACGAAGAGGCCGACATGACGATGCGGTGGTACCCCATCGCCGAGGCGGCGGGGCTGGTGCTGACCGGCGATATCGTCAATTCCATTGCTGTTGCCGGGATTTTGGCCGCCCACGCGGTGCTCAGCGGTTTCGCGCAACCACGCCCGCTGGATACCCCGTGGCCGGACAGGCCGACGTCGTTCGCCGCGCGCAAGGCCGCGCAATGA
- the steA gene encoding putative cytokinetic ring protein SteA, with protein MKMSGLLTRNTARPGLIGTARVDKNIDRLLRRVCPGDIVVLDILDLDRITADALVEADIAAVVNASPSVSGRYPNLGPEVLVNNGVTLIDETGPEIFKKVKDGAKIRLYEGGVYSGDRRLIRGIERTDHDIADLMREAKSGLAAHLEAFAGNTIEFIRSESPLLIDGIGIPDIDVDMRRRHVVIVSEEPTAADDLKALKPFIKEYQPVLVGVGVGADVLRKAGYRPQLIVGDPDQISTEVLKCGAQVVLPADADGHAPGLERIQDLGVGAMTFPAAGSATDLALLLADHHGAALLVTAGHTANIETFFDRTKTQSNPSTFLTRLRVGEKLVDAKAVATLYRNHISAGAIALLALTMLIAIIVVLWVSRTDSVVMHWLIDYWNRFTLWVQNLVS; from the coding sequence ATGAAGATGTCAGGGCTGCTCACTCGCAACACCGCACGGCCGGGACTGATCGGCACCGCCAGGGTCGACAAGAACATCGACCGACTCTTGCGCCGGGTATGTCCCGGCGACATCGTCGTCCTCGACATCCTGGATCTGGACCGCATCACCGCCGACGCCCTGGTGGAAGCCGACATCGCCGCCGTCGTCAACGCGTCGCCGTCCGTATCGGGCCGCTACCCCAACCTGGGGCCGGAGGTGCTGGTCAACAACGGCGTCACCCTGATCGACGAGACCGGCCCCGAGATCTTCAAAAAGGTCAAGGACGGGGCCAAGATCCGCCTGTACGAAGGCGGCGTGTACTCGGGAGATCGCCGACTGATCCGCGGCATCGAGCGCACCGACCACGACATCGCCGACCTGATGCGCGAGGCCAAGAGCGGGCTGGCGGCCCACCTAGAGGCCTTCGCCGGCAACACAATTGAGTTCATCCGCAGTGAAAGCCCGCTGCTGATCGACGGAATCGGCATCCCCGACATCGATGTTGACATGCGCCGCCGGCACGTGGTGATCGTCTCCGAAGAGCCCACTGCCGCCGACGATCTCAAGGCACTCAAGCCGTTCATCAAGGAATACCAACCGGTGTTGGTCGGCGTCGGCGTCGGCGCGGATGTGTTGCGCAAGGCCGGTTACCGACCCCAGCTGATCGTCGGAGACCCGGACCAAATCAGCACCGAGGTGCTCAAGTGCGGTGCGCAGGTGGTGTTGCCCGCCGACGCCGACGGCCACGCGCCCGGCCTGGAACGCATCCAGGACCTGGGCGTGGGCGCCATGACCTTCCCCGCCGCGGGATCGGCGACCGACCTGGCTCTGCTGCTGGCTGACCACCACGGCGCGGCGCTTCTCGTCACCGCTGGACACACCGCCAACATCGAGACGTTCTTCGACCGGACGAAGACGCAGAGCAACCCGTCGACCTTCCTCACCAGACTGCGGGTGGGGGAGAAGCTGGTGGACGCCAAGGCCGTGGCGACCCTGTACCGCAACCACATCTCGGCCGGTGCGATCGCGCTGCTGGCGCTGACCATGCTGATCGCCATCATCGTCGTGCTGTGGGTGTCTCGCACTGACTCGGTGGTCATGCACTGGCTCATTGACTACTGGAACCGCTTCACCCTCTGGGTGCAGAACCTGGTTTCGTAG